The Phaeocystidibacter marisrubri genomic interval GAGGCCGTTATTCAAACCTATCAAAATACGTTTGATGCCGCTCTTAGTGCGGCCCAGATCATCTTTGGCGCACGCGAAGCATCTGGGACACTTCCGGTGAGTATTGGTGTGCTCATGCCTTCCAATCACGGAATTCCTACGCTGGATTTAAATCGTCTTCGCTATGGGTTCCCAGAAGAAGTGGGGATGGATGCGACAACCCTCGCAAGAATAGATGCCGAAGTTCAGCGTGCTATTCGTGCCAAAGCCACGCCAGGTGCACAAGTGGTGGTAGCCCGAAGAGGAGTGATTGTCTATGAACGATCATTTGGGAAACCAATGTATTCGAGCTTGGAAACGGTAAAGTGGGACGATATTTACGACATTGCTTCGATTACCAAAATAGCGGCGACACTTCCCATGGTGATGCGCATGTACGACGAAGGGAAACTGGAACTCAACGACGAGTTGGGCAAATTTCTCCCCGAAACCATCGGCACGAACAAGGAGCATTTGAAAGTGATTGACGTTCTGACACATCAAGCGGGTTTGCAAGCGTGGATTCCATTTTACATCGAAACCCTTGAAGCACAGAAACCCAGCAACACCTATTACAGTAAATCTCTCAAAGAAGGCTATACCATTCAGGTGGCCAAGGATTTGTACATCCGCGATGATTACCGCGATACTATTTATGATTTGATACTAAAATCGCCCTTGGAGAATCCGGGTAAATACAAGTATTCTGATTTGGGGTATTATTTAATGAAGAAGATCGTAGAGCAGACCTATCGCGCTCCCTTGGACGTATTGGTTCAAGAGTTCCTCTATCGTCCATTGGGTGCATGGAGTATGGGTTTTCATCCGCGAGAGCGTTTTTCACTGGACAAAATCATCCCAACAGAGGAGGATCGCTACTTCAGGTATCAGCTCATTCAAGGCTTTGTGCACGATCAAGGTGCGGCCATGATGGGAGGTGTAGGTGGACACGCTGGAGTGTTTTCCAATGCAAACGACTTGGCAAAGCTGATGCAGATGTACCTCAACGACGGAGAGTACGGCGGTCACCGATATTTTCGCCCTGGCACTATTGAACTCTTTACCAAGTGTGCTTTTTGTGAGAATAAGAATCGCAGAGGTATTGGATTCGATAAACCACAATTGGAAGGGGCTGGTCCCGCTTGTGATTGTGCAAGTCCCAAATCGTTTGGTCATACCGGATTCACCGGAACTATTGCATGGGTGGATCCCTCCGAGGATTTAGTGTATATTTTCCTGAGCAATCGCGTCTATCCTGACGCTGAGAACAGAGCACTTATTTCCATGAACATTCGCACCAATATTCAAGAGATAATCTACGATAGCCTTTTACCATGAAGAAGTTCGCACTAGCATTCGGATTTATCCTCTCCATTGGACTTTCCGCTCAACCTGATACGCTTCTGCTTCCCGACCACATCAATCAGGAGAACAGGAAGGGAGAACGCGTAGGGACATGGGTAGATTTACATTCCAACATGTGCGTAAGTACCATCACCGAATATGTAGATGGTAAGATTGATGGATTCCGCATTATGTTCACCGATCGAGGACAAATGTTGTCGCAAGAACTATTTTCAGAAGGCAAGTTGAATGGCCTTCAACGCTATTACGATCAGAGGGGAAATCTCGTACGCGAACTCACCTTTGAGGAGGGTGTAAAGAATGGAGTGGAGTGGGAGTATTATCCTGGACACTTCACGCTTAAGCAGTCGTTTTCTTGGAAGGATGGCGTAAAGAATGGAGAGTCGGTTTGGTACTATCCAGGAGGTGGACCGAGCGCGCGATACATGTACGTGGATGGCGAGATTGAAGGAGAGGTAATTTATTACTACGAGGATGGTACTGTGAAGCAAGTTTCAGATTATGTGGCTGGCAAGCGAACCGGATTCCATGAAACGCGTTATCCTAATGGAAATAAAAAGGAAGTTGGAGAGTATTATGAGAACCAGCAAGTAGGAACTTGGTACTTTTACAGCGAAGAAGGAGAGCTCATTCGAACAGAAGAGCACAAAGCAAAAGACTAATGATAATCGGGATTGTTTGTTACCCAACCTTTGGAGGATCGGGTGTTGTGGCTACAGAACTAGGTGCTGTACTTGCCAAGAAAGGACACAAGGTTCACTTCATCACATATAATCAGCCTGTTCGATTGGACATTCTGGAGGAGAATATTTACTATCATGAGGTGAATGTTCACGATTATCCATTGTTCCAATACCAGCCTTATGAGCTTGCGCTCTCCAGCAAGATGGTAGATACCGTATTGAATGAAGGGATTGAAATTCTCCACGTTCACTATGCTATCCCACATGCATATGCAGCCTACATGGCAAAGAAGATTTTGGCAGATAAGGGAATCCACATTCCAGTGGTTACCACCTTGCACGGAACGGATATTACATTGGTGGGAAGAAATCCATCGTACAAGCCAGCTGTTACCTTTTCCATTAATCACTCCGATTATGTGACTTCAGTGTCTGAAGACTTGAAGCGCGAAACTTTGAAATTCTTCGTGGTTCGCAAGGATATTGAAGTCATTCCAAACTTCATTGATCTCAGTTTGTACAACAACGCCAAGCGATGCAATAGAGCAGGGCTAGCACATGAAGGTCAGAAGATCATCACCCATATATCCAACTTTAGAAAGGTGAAACGCATCATGGATGTGGTGGAAATCTTTGCCAAAGTGCATGAGACGGTTCCATCTCGACTGGTGATGATAGGTGACGGTCCAGAGCGCGAACGCGCCGAAGATAAGGCCAAGGATTTAGGTGTTTCTGAAGATGTTCTCTTCTTGGGTAAGACCAATGAAGTGGAGCGAATACTTTGCATGAGTGACCTCTTCTTACTCCCTTCAGAAACAGAGAGTTTTGGTTTGGCAGCATTGGAAGCCATGGCCGCAAAAGTTCCAGTTATCTCGTCAAACGCCGGAGGTCTCACAGAGGTGAATATGCACGGTGTGACTGGGTATACCGCCAATGTAGGAGATGTAAAGACGATGGCTAAATACGCCACAGAAATACTAACGGATGACGCCAAGCATGCGGAAATGAGCATGGCTGCGTATCGTCAAGCAGAGACCTTCAGCATTGATCGCATTACGCCGAAGTACGAAGAGTTGTACGAAAGAGCATTAAAGAACGTAACGCCGTTGGTTTAACCGCCAACGCGTTTCGTTTTGTATCCATGGTCTTCTAAATAGGCCATTACTTTATCGCGTACAGCTCCTTGAAGGAGGATTTCTCCATCTTTTACGCTACCTCCCACGCCACAATGTGAACGAAGGTCTTTAGCGAGCGACTTTACTTCATCTTCTGTTCCGGGATGCCCCATCACGAGCGTGGCTATTTTTCCTGCTCTTCCCTTTTTGGAAATGTGGACTTCTAAGGTAAAATCCTGACTATCATTGTCCTCTCCTCGCAAATCTGCAAAGAGGTCGCCAAAGGTTGCGCCTGGATTTGTCGAATAAACAATTCCGTCTTCGTCGTTTGTATGACGTTTTGATCTTTTACTCATACTGCGAAGGTACATCTGTTACCTAGAATACCGAACTTGCAAGCCGTATGAAAGAGCTAAATAGTATTCAGAATCCTACGGTTAAGAAGGTTGTTTCTTATATTGAAAAGTCTCGCGACCGCAAGAAGGATGCGGTTTTTGTTGTTGAAGGATTGAGAGAAAACGCTCGTGCCATTCAAACGGGATTGAGTCCGAAGTGGCTCTTTTATTCCAGTGAGTTTCTCAATGAAAACAAGATGAGAGACCTAATTGAGTACAGGGAGCCTGACGCATTGGTTCACGAGTGCTCAGAAGCCGTATTTGAAAAGATTTCATTTCGCTCTGGAGTGCCCAATGTAGTGGGGGTTTATCCTCGAATTGACAAGAGTTTGGCCGAGTTGGAACCAAAGGAGAAAGCCTTCTATTTGATTGTTGAATCGGTAGAAAAGCCAGGAAATTTAGGGGCGATTCTTCGCACGGCAAACGCGGCCAAAGTGGATGCTGTGATAGTGGCTAATGGGGTGGTGGATGTCTTTCATCCCCATGTGGTTAGAAATAGTCTAGGAGGCTTCTTTGATGTTCCCGTAGTCAGTGCGAGCAATGATGAAATTAGTGACTTTCTTTCTTCCCATAACATTCCGTGTTTCGTTACCTATTTGGAAGGTGCGGTGCCACATTTTGAATGCGACTTTAGAGAAGCTTCTGCCATTGTGATGGGAGCTGAAGATACAGGTGTTTCCCAACATTGGATCGACGTGGCAGATGCTTTGGTAAAGATTCCGATGAGTGGAGTAGTGGATAGCTTGAACGTAAGTGTTGCTGCGGGAATCATGCTTTTTGAAGTGGTTCGCCAAAGAAGCTAAAAGCATGCCTTTTGAGGTAGGAATGGTCAGAAAATGAAAGACCCGGGTTTCCCCCGGGCCTCACACCAAACCAATAAACCTAAGCTACCCAGGTAGATCCCTGGGCATTAGATGAGTCAAATATAGAACTTTATCTTTCATAACATTCCCCTAACATCAATTTTTTTGAAGCGAAATGGAATTTTCACGAAATCCTATGGGTAGTGCCTCAATTTGAACTTCTAGGCGAAATTTCAGGGTCAAATGAAGGGGGTTACATTCTTCAATAAACCTCCATTTGGAGGTAAGTTAATTGTTTTTTGAGGGCACATCAGTACTGGCAGTTTCCAGTGCGGATTTCCACTTGAGCTTTGTTTTATCGTCCACTTTAACCTCTTTTAGATGTTGGTGGTTGTGACTTAAAATGGAGTTGAGCTTTTTATTTTGTTTGCTGAATAAGGTGCAAAGTGCGCACCATTGCATGTGCATCCAAAGTCTCATTTGATCCAATCCAGATAAGGCCTTCTGTTCGTTCATTTCAGCCTTCATGGTCGCTTCTTCGCAGGTGAAGAATAACTTGTGAAATAGGTTTTCCATTATTGGGCTTCGAATTTTTTCAATTCATTGAAATACGATTGGTCAAGGCAGTCTCTTAGTTGCAATTTGGCGCGGTGGATTAAAACCCAATAATTGGACGAGGTGATATCAAGTACCTTACAAATCTCCTCAGATTCTTCATCTTCTATATACTTCATTCGGAAAGCTGAAGCCCCTTTACCTTTCAGGTTGTCTATGCACCTTTCGAGTGCGCTTTTCAATTGAGAATTTTCCAATTCACCATCGGGTTGGTCATCCCAACTTTCATGGGGCATGTGTTCGCCGTTCCAACCGCCGCTTTCATCGAAATAGGAGCTGATACTGACTTCTTTTTTAACGGAGACATCATCCTCACTTTGACGAGTACGCGTCTTTCGGTAGTGATCGATGATTTTGTTTCTGAGAATGCGCATCAACCAAGTTTTATCCGAAGCGCGCTCTTCAAAACTATCGAGAGATTTAAAGGCACTGAGCAAGGTGTCCTGAACGAGATCTTCTGCTATTTCCTTACTTCCCGTTCGTTGATAAGCAAAGCGAAAAAGCAAGTCTCCATAGGTGTCAACCCATTCACTGGCACGTTTTTGAGGATTCAATGGAGTAGTGTTAGGATTATATTCAATCTCAAGGTAGTATTATTTACCTTTCCGTTGACGAACGTACAATTCGTATCTTACATTTGATGTGA includes:
- a CDS encoding toxin-antitoxin system YwqK family antitoxin translates to MKKFALAFGFILSIGLSAQPDTLLLPDHINQENRKGERVGTWVDLHSNMCVSTITEYVDGKIDGFRIMFTDRGQMLSQELFSEGKLNGLQRYYDQRGNLVRELTFEEGVKNGVEWEYYPGHFTLKQSFSWKDGVKNGESVWYYPGGGPSARYMYVDGEIEGEVIYYYEDGTVKQVSDYVAGKRTGFHETRYPNGNKKEVGEYYENQQVGTWYFYSEEGELIRTEEHKAKD
- the bshA gene encoding N-acetyl-alpha-D-glucosaminyl L-malate synthase BshA, producing MIIGIVCYPTFGGSGVVATELGAVLAKKGHKVHFITYNQPVRLDILEENIYYHEVNVHDYPLFQYQPYELALSSKMVDTVLNEGIEILHVHYAIPHAYAAYMAKKILADKGIHIPVVTTLHGTDITLVGRNPSYKPAVTFSINHSDYVTSVSEDLKRETLKFFVVRKDIEVIPNFIDLSLYNNAKRCNRAGLAHEGQKIITHISNFRKVKRIMDVVEIFAKVHETVPSRLVMIGDGPERERAEDKAKDLGVSEDVLFLGKTNEVERILCMSDLFLLPSETESFGLAALEAMAAKVPVISSNAGGLTEVNMHGVTGYTANVGDVKTMAKYATEILTDDAKHAEMSMAAYRQAETFSIDRITPKYEELYERALKNVTPLV
- a CDS encoding translation initiation factor, whose protein sequence is MSKRSKRHTNDEDGIVYSTNPGATFGDLFADLRGEDNDSQDFTLEVHISKKGRAGKIATLVMGHPGTEDEVKSLAKDLRSHCGVGGSVKDGEILLQGAVRDKVMAYLEDHGYKTKRVGG
- a CDS encoding TrmH family RNA methyltransferase translates to MKELNSIQNPTVKKVVSYIEKSRDRKKDAVFVVEGLRENARAIQTGLSPKWLFYSSEFLNENKMRDLIEYREPDALVHECSEAVFEKISFRSGVPNVVGVYPRIDKSLAELEPKEKAFYLIVESVEKPGNLGAILRTANAAKVDAVIVANGVVDVFHPHVVRNSLGGFFDVPVVSASNDEISDFLSSHNIPCFVTYLEGAVPHFECDFREASAIVMGAEDTGVSQHWIDVADALVKIPMSGVVDSLNVSVAAGIMLFEVVRQRS
- a CDS encoding sigma-70 family RNA polymerase sigma factor translates to MNPQKRASEWVDTYGDLLFRFAYQRTGSKEIAEDLVQDTLLSAFKSLDSFEERASDKTWLMRILRNKIIDHYRKTRTRQSEDDVSVKKEVSISSYFDESGGWNGEHMPHESWDDQPDGELENSQLKSALERCIDNLKGKGASAFRMKYIEDEESEEICKVLDITSSNYWVLIHRAKLQLRDCLDQSYFNELKKFEAQ